One window of the Vigna radiata var. radiata cultivar VC1973A chromosome 1, Vradiata_ver6, whole genome shotgun sequence genome contains the following:
- the LOC106773875 gene encoding 60S ribosomal protein L6-like translates to LCWNCFRASVTPGTVLILLAGRFKGKRVVFLKQLPSGLLLVTGPFKINGVPLRRVNQSYVIATSTKVDVSAVNVDKFDDKYFSKESQKKKKKGEGEFFEAEKEEKSVLPQQKKDDQKTVDSALIKGIESVPDLKTYLGARFSLKDGVKPHELVF, encoded by the exons TTGTGTTGGAATTGTTTCAGGGCTAGCGTTACCCCTGGCACAGTTTTGATTCTTCTTGCCGGTAGATTTAAGGGAAAGAGGGTAGTGTTTTTGAAGCAGCTTCCTTCCGGGTTGCTTCTTGTAACTG GTCCTTTTAAGATCAACGGAGTTCCATTGAGACGTGTGAACCAGTCATATGTTATTGCCACATCAACCAAAGTAGATGTTTCTGCTGTTAACGTGGACAAATTTGATGACAAATACTTTTCAAAGGAATcccagaaaaagaagaagaagggagagGGCGAGTTTTTTGAGGCTGAGAAGGAG GAAAAGAGTGTGTTGCCCCAGCAGAAGAAAGATGACCAGAAAACTGTGGACTCTGCATTGATAAAAGGCATAGAGAGTGTGCCGGACTTGAAAACTTATCTGGGTGCCAGGTTTTCCTTAAAGGATGGTGTGAAACCTCATGAGCTAGTCTTTTAG
- the LOC106759104 gene encoding pentatricopeptide repeat-containing protein At4g39530 — MNAESHLRECTESIRGFIHLVSTMRSHHRQLLGSYLNSLHKIKVSKTLNLFTLSPHFLQPQDSPYLKQRKIGRELANLLQFPRQNGPTSNYFKKIHAHILVLGFHQHDVFLVNTLLHAYSKLNLLSDAQKLFDTMPHRNLVTWSSMVSMYTQHGYSVEALVLFCRFRRSCTEDPNEYILASVIKACTQLGSLGQALLVHGLIVKGGFVQDVYVGTSLIDFYAKHGYVDEARLIFDGLRVKTTVTWNAIIAGYAKFGRSEVSLKLFHQMREGDVYPDRYVISSVLSACSMLEFFEGGRQIHGYVLRRGFDIDVSVVNGIIDFYLKCHKVKTGGKLFDQLVDKDVVSWTTMIAGCMQNSFHGYAMDLFGEMVRKGLKPDAFGCTSVLNSCGTLQAEQKGRQVHAYAIKVNVDNDDFVKNGLIDMYAKCDSLTNARKVFDLVAAINVVSYNAMIEGYSRHSMLVEALDLFHEMRLSLSPPTLLTFVSLLGLSASLFLLKLSCQIHGLIIKYGSSLDNFAGSALIDVYSKCSCVGDARLVFEEVYDKDIVVWNAMFSGYSQQSENEESLKLYKDLQISRLKPNEFTFAAVITAASNLASLRHGQQFHNQVIKMGLDDDSFVTNSLVDMYAKCGSIEEAHKTFSSTNQRDIACWNSMISTYAQHGEAAKALEVFEHMIMDGAKPNYVTYVGVLSACSHAGLLDLGFHHFESMSQFGVEPGIDHYACMVSLLGRAGKIYEAKEFIEKMPIKPAAVVWRSLLSACRVSGHVELGTYAAEMAISCDPLDSASYILLSNIFASKGMWTKVRRVREKMDMSSVVKEPGWSWIEVNNEVHRFIARDTAHRDSTLISFVLDNLILQIKGFGYVPNTATFFLDD, encoded by the coding sequence ATGAATGCCGAATCTCATTTAAGAGAATGCACTGAATCGATACGAGGATTCATCCACCTCGTATCTACGATGCGAAGCCATCACAGACAACTACTAGGATCCTACTTAAATTCCCTTCACAAAATCAAAGTGAGCAAAACTTTGAATCTGTTCACTCTGTCACCTCATTTTCTTCAACCACAGGATTCTCCATACCTTAAGCAACGGAAAATTGGTCGTGAATTGGCCAACTTGTTGCAGTTTCCGCGGCAAAATGGTCCTACTTCTAATTACTTTAAGAAAATCCATGCCcacattttggttttgggttttcACCAACATGATGTCTTCCTTGTCAATACTCTCTTGCATGCATATTCAAAACTGAACCTTCTAAGTGATGCACAGAAGCTGTTCGATACTATGCCTCATAGGAATCTGGTTACTTGGTCCTCCATGGTTTCTATGTACACTCAACATGGTTACAGCGTAGAAGCATTGGTTTTGTTCTGCCGGTTCAGGAGAAGTTGCACTGAGGATCCAAATGAGTACATTTTAGCCAGTGTTATCAAAGCTTGTACACAATTGGGTAGTCTCGGTCAGGCTCTTCTAGTGCATGGTTTAATTGTTAAGGGTGGGTTTGTTCAGGATGTTTATGTGGGCACATCTTTGATTGATTTTTATGCCAAGCATGGTTATGTTGATGAAGCAAGGTTGATTTTTGATGGCCTGAGAGTTAAAACCACTGTCACATGGAATGCAATTATAGCAGGGTATGCAAAATTTGGAAGAAGTGAAGTATCCTTGAAGCTATTCCACCAAATGAGAGAGGGTGATGTTTATCCAGACAGATATGTGATTTCTAGCGTTTTAAGTGCTTGTTCGATGCTCGAGTTTTTTGAAGGCGGGAGGCAAATTCATGGCTATGTGTTAAGGAGGGGCTTTGACATTGATGTTTCAGTGGTCAATGgaattatagatttttatttgaaatgtcACAAAGTGAAGACAGGTGGGAAGTTATTCGATCAACTGGTGGATAAAGATGTTGTTTCGTGGACCACGATGATTGCCGGTTGTATGCAAAATTCATTCCATGGGTATGCCATGGACCTGTTTGGTGAAATGGTTAGAAAGGGATTGAAGCCCGATGCATTTGGTTGCACTAGTGTTCTCAATTCATGTGGTACACTCCAGGCCGAACAAAAGGGAAGACAAGTGCATGCTTATGCTATCAAGGTCAATGTTGATAATGATGATTTTGTGAAAAATGGTTTGATTGACATGTATGCCAAATGTGATTCCTTGACTAATGCTAGAAAAGTCTTCGACCTTGTGGCTGCTATAAATGTAGTATCCTATAATGCAATGATAGAAGGATACTCGAGACACAGCATGCTAGTTGAAGCATTGGATCTTTTTCACGAAATGAGGCTAAGTTTATCACCACCAACTCTCTTAACGTTCGTTAGCCTTCTTGGGCTATCTGCATCGTTATTTCTCCTGAAACTCAGTTGCCAAATCCATGGCCTGATTATTAAATATGGGTCTTCTTTGGACAATTTTGCTGGAAGTGCTTTAATAGATGTTTATTCAAAATGCTCGTGTGTTGGGGATGCAAGACTAGTTTTCGAGGAGGTATATGACAAAGACATTGTAGTATGGAATGCAATGTTTTCTGGATACAGCCAACAATCGGAAAATGAAGAGTCTCTCAAACTTTACAAAGATCTACAGATTTCAAGGCTAAAACCCAACGAATTCACTTTTGCCGCCGTAATCACAGCAGCAAGTAACTTAGCGAGTCTTCGACACGGCCAGCAGTTTCACAACCAAGTGATAAAAATGGGTCTTGATGATGACTCCTTTGTCACAAATTCCCTGGTGGATATGTATGCCAAGTGTGGAAGCATTGAAGAGGCTCACAAAACATTCAGTTCCACAAATCAAAGAGACATTGCCTGTTGGAATTCCATGATTTCAACGTATGCCCAGCATGGAGAGGCAGCGAAAGCGCTTGAGGTGTTCGAACACATGATTATGGACGGAGCAAAGCCAAATTATGTCACATATGTAGGTGTATTATCAGCATGTAGCCATGCTGGACTTCTAGACCTTGGATTTCACCACTTTGAATCAATGTCTCAGTTTGGAGTCGAACCAGGGATTGATCATTATGCTTGCATGGTTTCTCTCTTGGGCCGGGCTGGTAAAATATATGAAGCCAAGGAATTTATCGAGAAAATGCCCATCAAACCAGCAGCAGTAGTGTGGAGGAGCTTGCTCAGTGCATGTAGAGTTTCAGGTCATGTGGAACTGGGAACATATGCTGCTGAGATGGCAATTTCGTGTGATCCATTAGATAGTGCATCATATATAttactttcaaatatttttgcatCAAAAGGTATGTGGACAAAGGTAAGAAGGGTGAGGGAGAAAATGGACATGAGCAGTGTAGTGAAAGAACCAGGTTGGAGTTGGATTGAAGTGAATAATGAAGTTCACAGATTCATTGCTAGAGACACGGCCCATCGTGATTCTACActtatatcttttgttttggACAATTTGATTCTTCAAATCAAAGGGTTTGGTTATGTGCCTAACACTGCCACATTTTTTCTTGATGATTGA
- the LOC106773864 gene encoding 60S ribosomal protein L6-1, producing MAPNQRTRKVSRNPELIRGIGKYSRSQMYHKRGIWAIKAKNGGVFPRHDPTPKPQSPALKPPKFYPADDVKKPLLNKHKPRLTKLRASVTPGTVLILLAGRFKGKRVVFLKQLPSGLLLVTGPFKINGVPLRRVNQSYVIATSTKVDVSAVNVDKFDDKYFSKESQKKKKKGEGEFFEAEKEEKSVLPQQKKDDQKTVDSALIKGIESVPDLKTYLGARFSLKDGVKPHELVF from the exons ATGGCGCCGAATCAGAGAACGCGAAAGGTTAGCAGAAACCCCGAATTGATAAGGGGCATTGGGAAGTACTCGAGATCNCAGATGTACCACAAGAGAGGGATTTGGGCTATCAAGGCTAAAAACGGCGGTGTTTTTCCTCGCCACGACCCTACTCCCAAACCTCAATCTCCCGCTCTTAAACCTCCCAAATTTTACCCTGCNGATGATGTCAAGAAGCCCCTTCTCAACAAGCACAAACCCAGACTCACTAAGCTCAG GGCTAGCGTTACCCCTGGCACAGTTTTGATTCTTCTTGCCGGTAGATTTAAGGGAAAGAGGGTAGTGTTTTTGAAGCAGCTTCCTTCCGGGTTGCTTCTTGTAACTG GTCCTTTTAAGATCAACGGAGTTCCATTGAGACGTGTGAACCAGTCATATGTTATTGCCACATCAACCAAAGTAGATGTTTCTGCTGTTAACGTGGACAAATTTGATGACAAATACTTTTCAAAGGAATcccagaaaaagaagaagaagggagagGGCGAGTTTTTTGAGGCTGAGAAGGAG GAAAAGAGTGTGTTGCCCCAGCAGAAGAAAGATGACCAGAAAACTGTGGACTCTGCATTGATAAAAGGCATAGAGAGTGTGCCGGACTTGAAAACTTATCTGGGTGCCAGGTTTTCCTTAAAGGATGGTGTGAAACCCCATGAGCTAGTCTTTTAG
- the LOC106775198 gene encoding small GTPase LIP1 isoform X2 yields the protein MFWRDRERENTELNGGVLCGQVRVLVVGDSGVGKTSLVNLIIKGSPIARPTQTIGCAVDVKHTTYGNSGSSSSSLKGDSERDFFVELWDVSGHERYKDCRSLFYSQVNGVIFVHDLSQRRTKTSLQKWAAEIAATGTFSAPLGSGGPGGLPVPFIVIGNKADIAAQEGTRGSSGNLVDVARQWVEKQGLLPSSEELPLTESFPGSGGLVAAAKEARYDKEAVVKFFRMLIRRRYFSDEIPSPAWSVPSVQRPAQRIDENFTEDDLSYNRRRPLLTKFIA from the exons ATGTTCTGGAGGGACCGTGAGAGGGAGAACACAGAGTTGAACGGTGGGGTCCTATGTGGCCAGGTCAGAGTGCTGGTTGTTGGTGATTCAG GTGTTGGGAAGACTTCGTTAGTGAACCTGATTATAAAAGGTTCTCCAATTGCTCGCCCTACTCAAACAATTGGTTGTGCGGTTGATGTGAAA CATACTACTTATGGAAATTCAGGAAGCTCTTCTAGTAGCCTAAAAGGTGATTCTGAGAGAGATTTCTTTGTTGAACTGTGGGATGTCTCAGGACATGAACGGTACAAAGATTGTCGGTCCCTTTTTTACTCACAGGTTAATG GTGTAATTTTTGTTCACGATCTCTCACAGAGAAGAACAAAGACTAGCTTGCAGAAGTGGGCAGCTGAGATTGCTGCAACTGGGACATTTTCAGCTCCTTTGGGATCTGGTGGTCCTGGTGGCCTTCCTGTTCCATTTATTGTTATTGGTAACAAAGCTGATATTGCTGCACAAGAGGGTACAAGAGGAAGCAGTGGGAATCTTGTTGATGTTGCACGCCAATGGGTTGAGAAGCAGGGTTTGCTTCCTTCCAGCGAGGAGCTTCCTTTGACTGAGAGTTTTCCTGGTAGTGGGGGCCTTGTTGCT GCTGCAAAAGAAGCAAGGTATGACAAAGAGGCTGTGGTGAAATTTTTCCGCATG TTGATCAGGAGAAGATATTTCTCAGATGAAATACCTTCACCAGCATGGTCCGTTCCTTCTGTTCAGAGACCAGCTCAGCGTATAGATGAAAATTTCACAGAAGATGATCTGTCCTACAATAGAAGAAG GCCACTCCTTACGAAGTTCATTGCTTGA
- the LOC106768570 gene encoding uncharacterized protein LOC106768570 — protein sequence MERRKEKNGTWLSVPQFGDWDQKGQVPDYSLDFSKIRETRKQNKTSISRASLGNEEEFVDSTSSSVNTGHSEHSQPHYHQTVPPNARKSFFSYFNCCVKA from the exons ATGGAGCGTCGTAAAGAg AAAAATGGTACTTGGCTATCAGTGCCACAATTTGGAGACTGGGATCAGAAGGGCCAAGTGCCAGACTACTCTCTTGATTTCTCAAAGATAAGGGAAACTAGGAAGCAGAACAAGACAAGCATTTCGAGGGCAAGTCTTGGTAATGAAGAAGAGTTCGTTGATTCAACCTCGAGCAGCGTAAACACTGGTCACAGTGAGCACTCCCAACCTCACTACCATCAAACGGTTCCTCCAAAT gCAAGGAAGAGCTTCTTCAGCTACTTCAATTGTTGTGTGAAAgcctaa
- the LOC106775198 gene encoding small GTPase LIP1 isoform X1, which translates to MFWRDRERENTELNGGVLCGQVRVLVVGDSGVGKTSLVNLIIKGSPIARPTQTIGCAVDVKHTTYGNSGSSSSSLKGDSERDFFVELWDVSGHERYKDCRSLFYSQVNGVIFVHDLSQRRTKTSLQKWAAEIAATGTFSAPLGSGGPGGLPVPFIVIGNKADIAAQEGTRGSSGNLVDVARQWVEKQGLLPSSEELPLTESFPGSGGLVAAAKEARYDKEAVVKFFRMLIRRRYFSDEIPSPAWSVPSVQRPAQRIDENFTEDDLSYNRRSLSGDSYKFNTLPPLPAQRNLTPPPTLYPQQPVSVSENYSFPRYSLSGISEISAVARTKRSDINV; encoded by the exons ATGTTCTGGAGGGACCGTGAGAGGGAGAACACAGAGTTGAACGGTGGGGTCCTATGTGGCCAGGTCAGAGTGCTGGTTGTTGGTGATTCAG GTGTTGGGAAGACTTCGTTAGTGAACCTGATTATAAAAGGTTCTCCAATTGCTCGCCCTACTCAAACAATTGGTTGTGCGGTTGATGTGAAA CATACTACTTATGGAAATTCAGGAAGCTCTTCTAGTAGCCTAAAAGGTGATTCTGAGAGAGATTTCTTTGTTGAACTGTGGGATGTCTCAGGACATGAACGGTACAAAGATTGTCGGTCCCTTTTTTACTCACAGGTTAATG GTGTAATTTTTGTTCACGATCTCTCACAGAGAAGAACAAAGACTAGCTTGCAGAAGTGGGCAGCTGAGATTGCTGCAACTGGGACATTTTCAGCTCCTTTGGGATCTGGTGGTCCTGGTGGCCTTCCTGTTCCATTTATTGTTATTGGTAACAAAGCTGATATTGCTGCACAAGAGGGTACAAGAGGAAGCAGTGGGAATCTTGTTGATGTTGCACGCCAATGGGTTGAGAAGCAGGGTTTGCTTCCTTCCAGCGAGGAGCTTCCTTTGACTGAGAGTTTTCCTGGTAGTGGGGGCCTTGTTGCT GCTGCAAAAGAAGCAAGGTATGACAAAGAGGCTGTGGTGAAATTTTTCCGCATG TTGATCAGGAGAAGATATTTCTCAGATGAAATACCTTCACCAGCATGGTCCGTTCCTTCTGTTCAGAGACCAGCTCAGCGTATAGATGAAAATTTCACAGAAGATGATCTGTCCTACAATAGAAGAAG TCTAAGCGGTGATTCTTACAAATTCAACACGCTTCCCCCACTTCCAGCACAACGCAATCTAACACCGCCACCCACACTCTATCCTCAACAGCCAGTTTCGGTGTCGGAAAACTATAGTTTCCCTAGGTATTCCTTGTCAGGCATCTCAGAAATCAGTGCTGTGGCCAGAACAAAGCGGTCAGATATTAATGTCTGA